The Morococcus cerebrosus sequence TTTGTTTTCGTGGGCGAAGCCCACGCTACGATATTGCACCCGTTTGGCGGCGGATGCGGTGTTGCTTATTTGAAGTTCAATATCGGCCAACCTTTTGCTTTGGCTTCTTGCTCCAGTTCGGCATCGGGGTTGACGGCGACGGGTTCGTTGACGAGGCGCAGCAGCGGCAGGTCGTTTTTGGAATCGCTGTAAAAATAGGTTTTGCCATAGCTTTCGAGCGTTTCGCCGCGTTCGGCGAGCCATTGGTTCAGGCGGGTGATTTTGCCTTCTTTGAGGCTGGGCGTGCCGATGTAGTTGCCGGTGTAGCGGCCGTCGGCACCGGTTTCGAGTTGGGTGCCGATGATGTTGGTGATGCCGAAAAGGTGGCAGATGGGGGTGATGATGAACTCGTTGGTCGAGGAGATGACGAGGGTTTCGTCGCCGGACATTTGGTGGCTCTGCACCAGCATACGCTGCATGTGCGAGATGTGCGGCATGATGAACTCCGCCATAAATTCGCGGTGAAATTCCGCCAGCTCTTCTTTGCTGTAACGGGCGAGCGGGGCGAGGTGGAATTTAAGGAAGGCGTCGATGTCGAGGCAGCCGTTTTGGTAGTCGCGGTAGAATTTTTCGTTTTGCGCTTCGGTTTCGGCAGCGTCAACCAGTCCTTTTTTGATGAGGTATTGCGGCCATGAGTGGTCGGAATCGGTGTTGATGAGGGTGTTGTCGAGGTCGAAGATGGCGAGGTTTTTCATTGGGTTTCCTGTTGTTTCAAAAGCTGGCGAAGAAGCGGCAGGGTGATGCGTTTGCCCATGGTAACGGCGTAGTTGTCCAGCGTGTCGAGCATCTGCATCAGGCTGTCCATGTCGCGCTGCCAGTGGTTGAGCAGGTATTCGAAGATTTCGGGATCTATGGTGACTTGGCGTGCTGCCGCCATGCTGACGAGCACGTCGATTTTTTCTCGGTCGGTCAGGGGTTTGACTTCGTAAACGAGGCAGTACGCCATGCGGGTGCGCAAGTCTTCGCGGATGACGAGCTGTTGGGGCGTGTGTTCGGAGCTTAACAGCAGAAAGCCTTTGCCGCTGTTGCGAAAACGGTTGAATACGGCAAACAGGAGGGCTTGTTCTTCGTTGCCCAGTTTTTCGATTTGGTCGATGGCGAGGTATTCGGCTTCAAAGGCGGCTTCGGTCAGGGGCGTGGCGGCAGCGTCGATATAGACGGCTTTTTTCCCCGCGTCGAGCGCTTGGGCGACCCACGCGCGAAGCAGGTGGCTTTTGCCCGCGCCTTCTTCACCCCAGACGTAGATAAACGGGTCGTGTTTATGCTGTAACACATAGACCAGTTCGGCATTTTCCGTTCCGAGGAATTTGTCGAAACCGGGATAGCCGCGTTCGGCGAAGTCGAAAATAAGCTGGTTCACAAAGGCATACCGGATGGGTTGGAATCGGGTTTATTGTACGTTGTTTTGTCAGCGCGTATCAAGGCGCGGGGTCGTCTGAAAAAGGGGCGCGCGGCATGGGTTTCATATACAATGGCAGACATTTGGCGACGCGTCTGTTTTCAGACGACCCCTGTCTTTTTCATTTCAGGAAGA is a genomic window containing:
- a CDS encoding HAD family hydrolase, yielding MKNLAIFDLDNTLINTDSDHSWPQYLIKKGLVDAAETEAQNEKFYRDYQNGCLDIDAFLKFHLAPLARYSKEELAEFHREFMAEFIMPHISHMQRMLVQSHQMSGDETLVISSTNEFIITPICHLFGITNIIGTQLETGADGRYTGNYIGTPSLKEGKITRLNQWLAERGETLESYGKTYFYSDSKNDLPLLRLVNEPVAVNPDAELEQEAKAKGWPILNFK
- the hda gene encoding DnaA regulatory inactivator Hda, producing the protein MNQLIFDFAERGYPGFDKFLGTENAELVYVLQHKHDPFIYVWGEEGAGKSHLLRAWVAQALDAGKKAVYIDAAATPLTEAAFEAEYLAIDQIEKLGNEEQALLFAVFNRFRNSGKGFLLLSSEHTPQQLVIREDLRTRMAYCLVYEVKPLTDREKIDVLVSMAAARQVTIDPEIFEYLLNHWQRDMDSLMQMLDTLDNYAVTMGKRITLPLLRQLLKQQETQ